In Clostridium swellfunianum, a genomic segment contains:
- a CDS encoding ABC transporter permease subunit, giving the protein MLAILGKEFKAYFYSATGYVFMGVFLLIGGIFFANYNLIPASPLYSNVLSSMTFVFLLLVPIITMKLLAEEKHQKTDQLLLTSPLSIGEIVVGKYLASVALFFVTLAVTILFPLILSMYGKVPVGEIAATYIGFALMGAAFISVGAFVSSLTENQVVSAVASFGLLLFIWILDWIQQSFPADSKSGIVFAGIIVLAIAFITYHSTKNIILPLIELLAGAAVIAIIYLKNAALFEGFIPNFFGWISLTKRFQNFSMGILDLGSIVFYITFSIAFVYLAINAIQKRRWS; this is encoded by the coding sequence ATGCTTGCAATATTAGGTAAAGAATTTAAAGCTTATTTTTATTCAGCAACAGGGTACGTGTTTATGGGAGTTTTTTTGCTTATAGGAGGTATATTTTTTGCTAATTATAATTTAATTCCAGCAAGTCCACTATACAGCAATGTGCTTTCCAGCATGACCTTTGTGTTTTTACTGTTGGTTCCAATAATCACCATGAAGCTTTTGGCTGAAGAGAAGCATCAAAAGACAGATCAGCTGCTTTTAACTTCTCCTTTAAGCATTGGAGAAATAGTTGTTGGCAAGTATTTGGCTTCCGTTGCTCTATTTTTTGTGACCCTGGCTGTAACAATTTTATTTCCACTCATATTAAGCATGTATGGAAAAGTTCCAGTTGGTGAAATAGCGGCAACATACATAGGTTTTGCACTTATGGGAGCAGCCTTTATCTCTGTTGGTGCCTTTGTATCTTCACTAACTGAAAATCAAGTGGTTTCAGCAGTTGCTTCCTTTGGATTGCTTTTATTTATATGGATATTGGATTGGATACAGCAAAGCTTTCCAGCTGATAGCAAATCGGGAATTGTATTTGCTGGAATTATAGTTCTTGCTATAGCTTTTATAACCTATCATTCTACAAAAAACATTATTCTTCCACTTATTGAGCTTCTTGCAGGAGCGGCAGTAATTGCAATAATCTATTTAAAAAATGCTGCATTGTTTGAAGGTTTTATACCAAATTTCTTTGGATGGATTTCACTTACAAAGAGATTTCAAAACTTCAGTATGGGTATTTTGGATTTAGGTTCTATTGTCTTTTATATAACCTTTTCAATTGCCTTTGTATATCTAGCAATAAATGCAATTCAAAAGAGAAGATGGAGCTAA
- a CDS encoding Gldg family protein, which yields MKKLNIKKSFKTSNFKYGGYSTLLTILVLAVLVAVNLVAGKLNIKKDLTQDKLYTLSEETSKILNNLQKDTKIMLFFETGKKDPNISAVMDKYKAASKKLIFEEHDPFKQPQLAQKYSKDGKNVGIGTIVVEQGNRFKTISYDDFFGYTVGSYGEENVDSFAAEQQLTNAIVYVNSDKEQILYTLSGHDESALSGDVISQLQVENYSVQDINLLQGNAVLNKGDMLIVNSPKRDISKDEAEKIKSFLKNGGRAAFFVDINKEVLPNLQELLSFYAIKLQNAVAVEGEANRVARSQLELLPELQSHEIINDIKSKNMLIFTPVAQGVEELKDKRETVKIESLLKTSDNSWAKTNLNTTTLTKEGKDLTGPFNIAVAITDEDNTTKAIAKLIVVGSSTFMNSNINQATNGANLDFIMNSFNWLQDKKDGTTLRPKTLTSESLTMTNLQKLSFSAMVVIILPAAILAAGVIVWLRRRHR from the coding sequence GTGAAGAAATTAAATATAAAAAAGTCCTTTAAGACCAGTAATTTTAAGTATGGAGGCTATTCAACGCTTCTAACCATTCTAGTACTCGCAGTTCTAGTTGCTGTAAACCTTGTAGCGGGAAAGCTTAATATTAAAAAGGACTTGACTCAGGATAAGCTTTATACCTTATCTGAAGAGACTAGTAAAATTTTAAATAACTTACAGAAGGATACAAAAATAATGCTGTTTTTTGAAACAGGGAAAAAAGATCCTAACATATCTGCAGTAATGGATAAATATAAAGCGGCATCAAAAAAACTTATATTTGAAGAACACGATCCTTTTAAGCAGCCACAGCTTGCTCAAAAGTACAGCAAGGATGGCAAAAATGTGGGTATAGGTACTATAGTTGTAGAGCAGGGAAATAGATTTAAAACTATTTCCTATGATGATTTCTTTGGCTACACCGTTGGAAGCTATGGCGAGGAAAATGTGGATTCCTTCGCAGCAGAGCAGCAGCTTACTAATGCTATAGTATATGTTAATTCGGATAAAGAACAGATCCTTTATACTTTGTCAGGGCATGATGAAAGTGCTTTAAGTGGGGATGTAATAAGTCAACTTCAGGTTGAAAACTACTCTGTTCAGGATATAAACCTCCTTCAGGGAAATGCCGTTTTAAACAAGGGGGATATGCTTATAGTGAATTCACCAAAAAGAGATATATCTAAAGATGAAGCAGAAAAGATAAAGAGCTTCCTAAAAAACGGAGGAAGAGCAGCTTTTTTTGTTGACATAAACAAGGAAGTGCTTCCAAATCTTCAGGAGCTTCTAAGCTTCTATGCTATTAAGCTTCAAAATGCAGTTGCAGTTGAGGGAGAGGCTAACAGGGTTGCACGAAGCCAATTAGAGCTCTTGCCAGAACTTCAATCTCACGAAATTATTAATGATATAAAGTCTAAAAATATGCTTATATTTACTCCTGTTGCTCAAGGTGTTGAAGAACTAAAGGATAAGAGAGAAACAGTAAAAATTGAATCCCTTCTTAAAACTTCTGATAACTCCTGGGCAAAGACAAATTTAAATACTACAACCTTGACAAAAGAAGGCAAAGACTTAACAGGACCCTTCAATATAGCCGTAGCAATTACTGATGAAGATAACACTACAAAAGCTATAGCAAAGCTAATAGTTGTTGGCAGTTCAACCTTTATGAATTCCAATATAAATCAAGCTACAAATGGTGCAAACCTAGATTTTATTATGAATTCCTTCAACTGGCTTCAGGATAAGAAGGATGGAACAACCCTAAGACCTAAAACTTTAACTTCAGAGAGCTTGACTATGACAAATCTTCAAAAGCTGTCTTTTTCTGCCATGGTAGTTATTATATTACCAGCTGCCATACTTGCTGCAGGAGTTATTGTGTGGCTAAGAAGGAGACATAGATGA
- a CDS encoding metal ABC transporter substrate-binding protein, producing MLRKFFTAALIAVLTMVFTACGNSSAGEDKSTINSKAAEGKISVVVSFNPLREFAEAVGGDKVDVRVIVPEGMEPHDFEPKPRDMENIMKAKVFVYNGLGMEGWTEKTLSAIENKNLQVVDASKGAELIKTSHQDEEESKEDSHEHGDFDPHIWLSLKEAKNEAKNIKEALIKADLENKDYYEKNYEAFASKLDALYNEYKTKFEGLSNKNFVTGHAAFAYLCRDFGLKQSSVESVFAEGEPTPQKLKELIDFGKANNIKVIFMEELASPEVSKTIANEVGAKVEKIYTIESREDNKDYVQSMRDNLEKIYSSLK from the coding sequence ATGTTAAGAAAGTTTTTCACAGCAGCATTAATAGCTGTATTAACAATGGTGTTTACAGCCTGCGGAAACAGTTCCGCTGGAGAAGATAAAAGTACAATAAACAGCAAGGCAGCAGAAGGCAAGATATCTGTGGTAGTGTCTTTTAATCCATTAAGGGAGTTTGCTGAAGCTGTAGGCGGGGATAAAGTTGATGTTAGAGTTATAGTCCCTGAGGGAATGGAGCCACACGATTTCGAGCCAAAACCTAGAGATATGGAAAACATTATGAAAGCCAAGGTTTTTGTTTATAATGGTTTAGGCATGGAAGGCTGGACTGAGAAGACTCTTTCTGCAATTGAAAATAAAAACCTTCAAGTAGTTGATGCCTCCAAAGGGGCAGAACTTATAAAAACCAGCCACCAGGATGAGGAAGAAAGCAAGGAAGACAGCCATGAGCATGGGGATTTCGACCCGCACATTTGGCTTAGCTTGAAGGAAGCTAAAAACGAAGCTAAAAACATAAAGGAGGCTTTAATTAAAGCAGACCTTGAAAACAAGGACTACTACGAAAAGAACTATGAAGCTTTTGCATCAAAGCTGGATGCTCTTTATAATGAGTACAAAACAAAATTTGAGGGACTTTCAAATAAAAATTTTGTAACTGGTCACGCTGCTTTTGCATACCTTTGCAGGGACTTTGGACTAAAGCAATCTAGTGTAGAGAGTGTATTTGCTGAAGGTGAACCTACTCCTCAAAAACTAAAGGAGCTTATTGATTTTGGTAAGGCAAACAATATAAAGGTTATATTTATGGAGGAGCTTGCAAGTCCAGAAGTTTCTAAAACTATTGCAAACGAGGTAGGAGCTAAGGTTGAGAAGATATATACTATAGAAAGCAGAGAAGACAATAAGGACTATGTTCAAAGTATGAGAGATAATTTAGAGAAGATATATAGCAGCCTAAAATAG
- a CDS encoding MutS family DNA mismatch repair protein, whose amino-acid sequence MRNSKEIYEKRMRSLEKLTKRQKDTINFISMLRLIIFAAGIGFSIYFYIYKKFYFSWSLMVVTLIAFIILIFKHNAVIERKRLTEKLLDINSYSLRRLKGEWRQFQDTGEEFKNLEHPYSDDLDVFGKSSIFQWINTAVTPMGRRRLKELLANPSLNLQDIVCRQQAIKELSESIGFRQRLEAECGRIPAENQSVDELITWAAKGEKLVDKLYFKAGLIILPVFTIASIIFYFIRPSIGYSLPLVFIMLDLIALKLGGKIRSEALDTAYNYKKNIRAYYKALKQIEDKRFKAPLLKEIKEKLTSPDNIKASSAVTKLIKITDRISDRNNFFSILLNILFLWDYHLIVKLESWKRAYGHSVEDWLKCIGEFEALNSLAIIGLDNPCWTKPDFISEGLEINAKELAHPLLPEGRVSNSAKLGAPHSIILITGSNMSGKSTYLRTIGINLILAYAGAPVCAKNFSCSIMNIYTCMRISDNLEKNISSFYAEIIRIKEIVSAVNKGEPVFFLLDEIFKGTNSIDRHLGAETLINKLSKANTLGLVSTHDLELGELENKNSKIKNYHFQEHYKDNEIQFDYKLKEGVSTTRNAVYLMKLAGIEFED is encoded by the coding sequence TTGAGAAATTCAAAGGAAATTTATGAAAAGAGAATGAGAAGCCTTGAAAAACTTACAAAAAGACAAAAGGACACTATTAATTTTATAAGTATGCTTAGACTAATTATATTTGCAGCTGGTATTGGCTTTTCAATATATTTTTATATTTATAAAAAGTTTTATTTCTCCTGGAGCCTGATGGTTGTCACTCTTATTGCTTTTATTATTCTCATTTTTAAACACAATGCAGTCATAGAGCGCAAAAGACTCACGGAAAAGCTGCTGGATATCAATAGTTATTCACTAAGAAGGTTAAAAGGAGAATGGAGGCAGTTCCAGGATACTGGAGAAGAATTTAAGAACCTAGAACATCCCTATTCTGATGATTTGGATGTATTTGGAAAAAGTTCTATATTTCAGTGGATAAACACTGCAGTTACTCCTATGGGCAGAAGAAGACTTAAGGAACTTTTAGCAAATCCAAGCTTAAATCTGCAGGATATAGTCTGCAGGCAGCAGGCTATTAAAGAACTGTCTGAAAGCATAGGCTTTAGACAAAGGCTTGAAGCTGAATGCGGAAGGATTCCCGCAGAAAATCAGAGTGTAGATGAGCTTATAACTTGGGCAGCGAAAGGAGAAAAATTAGTAGATAAGCTTTATTTCAAGGCAGGACTTATTATACTTCCTGTATTTACAATAGCCTCAATCATATTTTATTTTATAAGACCCTCTATAGGCTATTCCCTTCCACTTGTATTTATAATGCTGGATTTAATAGCCTTAAAGCTTGGAGGAAAAATAAGAAGCGAGGCCTTAGACACTGCTTATAACTATAAAAAAAATATAAGAGCTTACTATAAAGCCCTTAAGCAAATTGAAGATAAAAGGTTTAAAGCTCCTCTGCTTAAGGAAATTAAAGAAAAACTTACAAGTCCTGATAATATCAAAGCCTCTAGTGCTGTAACAAAGCTTATAAAAATTACAGACAGGATTTCTGATAGAAATAATTTTTTCAGTATTCTGCTAAATATTTTATTTTTATGGGACTATCATCTTATAGTTAAGCTTGAAAGCTGGAAAAGAGCCTATGGCCATTCAGTAGAAGATTGGCTTAAATGCATAGGAGAATTTGAGGCTCTTAATTCTTTAGCAATTATAGGGTTAGATAATCCATGCTGGACTAAGCCTGATTTTATAAGTGAAGGTCTTGAAATAAATGCAAAGGAACTGGCTCATCCGCTGCTGCCTGAAGGCAGAGTAAGCAACAGCGCAAAGCTGGGTGCGCCTCACAGTATAATTTTGATAACCGGCTCAAACATGTCAGGTAAAAGCACCTATTTAAGGACTATTGGAATAAATCTAATTTTGGCTTATGCAGGTGCTCCTGTATGTGCTAAAAACTTCAGCTGTTCAATAATGAATATATATACCTGCATGAGAATCAGCGACAATTTAGAGAAAAATATTTCCTCTTTCTATGCAGAGATTATAAGAATTAAAGAAATAGTTAGTGCCGTTAATAAAGGGGAGCCTGTATTTTTTCTGCTAGACGAAATATTTAAGGGTACAAACTCAATTGACAGGCATCTAGGGGCAGAGACACTTATTAATAAGCTGAGCAAGGCGAACACCTTGGGACTTGTATCAACCCATGATTTAGAGCTTGGGGAGCTTGAAAATAAAAATTCTAAGATAAAGAACTATCATTTTCAAGAGCATTATAAAGATAATGAAATACAGTTTGATTACAAGCTTAAGGAAGGAGTATCCACTACCAGAAATGCAGTTTACCTGATGAAGCTGGCTGGCATAGAATTTGAAGATTAG
- a CDS encoding LURP-one-related/scramblase family protein, with product MRYKIRQRIFSFGDNFTIRDEEDNARFEVRGKVFSFGDKLKIHDILGNELVYIEQEMFHLMPRFNIYLDGNYAASVKKEFSLFRPSFTIESSMGNYTIEGDIFSHEFEILNNGRQVAYVSKGWFTLSDVYGADIADSENQAFMLAMVIVIDQILYDKKK from the coding sequence ATGAGATACAAAATAAGACAAAGGATTTTCAGTTTCGGGGACAATTTTACAATAAGAGATGAAGAGGATAATGCTCGTTTTGAAGTAAGGGGAAAGGTGTTTTCCTTTGGTGACAAGCTAAAAATTCATGATATATTAGGCAATGAACTTGTATATATAGAGCAGGAGATGTTTCATCTTATGCCTAGGTTTAACATATACTTAGATGGAAATTATGCTGCCTCTGTAAAAAAGGAATTTAGTTTGTTCAGACCAAGTTTTACTATAGAAAGCAGCATGGGTAATTATACCATAGAAGGAGATATATTCTCTCATGAATTTGAAATATTAAACAATGGACGTCAGGTTGCTTATGTAAGCAAGGGCTGGTTTACGCTTTCAGATGTTTATGGAGCAGATATTGCAGATAGTGAAAATCAGGCTTTTATGCTGGCTATGGTAATAGTTATAGATCAGATTCTTTATGATAAGAAGAAGTAA
- the htpG gene encoding molecular chaperone HtpG, translated as MYKENGNISIHTENIFPIIKKWLYSDKDIFVRELISNSSDAISKLKRLASIGEAKIDDNTKFQIKVQFNKDNNTIKFTDNGIGMTAEEVKKYINQVAFSGAEDFLAKYKDKMDEQNQIIGHFGLGFYSAFMVAEKVEIDTLSYQEGAEAVKWSCSGGTEYEIGESDRKERGTTVTLFLDEEGKEFLDEFKLREIIEKHCSFLPTEIYLEDEKEEKKEERKPLNDTQPLWMKNPKECTDEEYKDFYQKVFRDFKEPLFWIHLNVDYPFNLKGILYFPKLKHELDASEGQIKLYNNQVFVADNIKEIIPEFLLLLKGVIDCADLPLNVSRSFLQKDSNVIKISKHITKKVADKLTEMFKKERDKYNSFWEDINVFIKYGCMRDESFYDKVKDIIIFKTTNGEYLTLKQYLENNKEKHENKVFYVNDENQQAQYIRMFKENSLEAIILNSAIDSHFINFLEMKENGVQFNRIDSDLTDVLKDTAVGQDENASKELEQIFKANLDNDKLNIKIESLKATRIPAIMLLSEHSRRMQEMSAMFGGMDVKNMFPNEETLVLNRNSDLINSLIDMNQDENKKETAKMICEHIYDLALIGNKQLDAEAMAKFIERSNKILEKLV; from the coding sequence ATGTATAAGGAAAATGGGAACATATCCATTCATACTGAAAATATTTTTCCTATAATTAAAAAATGGTTGTATTCTGACAAGGACATTTTTGTTAGAGAGCTTATAAGCAACAGCAGCGATGCTATAAGCAAACTAAAAAGACTTGCTTCTATTGGAGAGGCAAAGATAGATGATAATACTAAATTTCAAATTAAAGTCCAGTTTAACAAGGATAACAACACTATTAAGTTTACAGACAACGGTATAGGAATGACAGCTGAGGAAGTTAAAAAGTACATCAATCAGGTTGCATTTTCAGGAGCTGAGGACTTTTTAGCAAAATACAAGGACAAGATGGATGAGCAGAATCAGATAATAGGACATTTTGGTCTTGGTTTTTACTCTGCTTTCATGGTAGCTGAGAAGGTTGAAATAGACACTTTGTCCTACCAGGAAGGTGCTGAAGCTGTTAAGTGGAGCTGTTCTGGAGGAACCGAGTATGAGATTGGAGAATCAGATAGAAAAGAAAGAGGAACCACAGTAACCTTGTTCCTTGACGAAGAAGGAAAAGAATTTTTAGATGAATTTAAGCTAAGAGAGATAATTGAAAAACACTGCTCCTTCCTTCCAACAGAAATATATCTTGAAGATGAAAAAGAAGAAAAAAAGGAAGAAAGAAAGCCTTTAAACGATACTCAACCCCTTTGGATGAAGAACCCAAAGGAGTGCACAGACGAAGAATACAAAGACTTCTATCAAAAGGTGTTCCGCGACTTTAAGGAGCCTTTATTCTGGATTCACTTAAATGTAGATTATCCGTTTAACTTAAAGGGAATTTTATATTTTCCTAAGTTAAAGCATGAGCTGGATGCAAGCGAAGGGCAAATTAAGCTTTACAACAATCAAGTGTTTGTTGCAGACAATATAAAGGAAATTATTCCTGAATTCCTGCTTTTATTAAAGGGAGTCATCGACTGCGCTGATCTTCCTCTTAACGTTTCAAGAAGCTTTCTACAAAAGGATTCTAACGTTATAAAAATTTCAAAGCATATAACTAAAAAGGTTGCAGATAAGCTTACTGAAATGTTTAAGAAGGAAAGAGACAAATATAATTCCTTCTGGGAAGATATCAATGTATTTATCAAATATGGCTGTATGAGAGATGAGAGCTTTTACGATAAGGTTAAGGATATAATAATCTTCAAGACCACAAATGGAGAATATCTAACTTTAAAGCAGTACCTTGAAAACAATAAGGAGAAGCATGAAAATAAGGTATTCTATGTGAACGATGAAAACCAGCAGGCTCAGTATATAAGAATGTTCAAGGAAAACAGCCTTGAGGCTATAATTTTAAATTCTGCAATAGACAGTCACTTCATAAACTTCCTTGAGATGAAGGAGAACGGAGTGCAGTTTAACAGAATTGACTCTGATTTAACAGATGTGTTAAAGGATACAGCAGTTGGGCAGGATGAAAATGCTTCAAAGGAATTAGAGCAAATCTTTAAGGCAAACTTAGATAACGACAAATTAAACATAAAGATTGAAAGCCTTAAGGCAACAAGAATTCCTGCAATAATGCTTCTTTCCGAGCATTCAAGAAGAATGCAGGAAATGAGCGCTATGTTTGGAGGCATGGATGTAAAGAACATGTTCCCAAATGAAGAAACCTTGGTTTTAAACAGAAATAGCGATTTAATAAATTCATTAATAGATATGAACCAGGATGAAAACAAAAAAGAAACAGCAAAGATGATCTGCGAGCACATCTATGACTTAGCTTTAATAGGCAACAAGCAGCTTGACGCTGAAGCAATGGCTAAGTTTATTGAAAGAAGTAATAAAATACTTGAAAAGCTTGTGTAA
- a CDS encoding MFS transporter, with translation MKLGALVEKVYFDSNPLHRKDYEKGRKFFIFECCFGVGVYSLTSGAFLAGLANYMGATDEFNGIVGAIPVFAGVIQIFSGLVFEKMERRKFLVSMLCISFRILLGLMFFIPLAFDSQNARLAALAGTYGVAYLLASFSTPPANNWLVSLTPEHIRGKYLAKRDAYSLAFLTAITLIVGKVLDIFKQAGNEKMGFVFMGFLVMAMAVLNFCSISSIKEPKMEVSRVQLKFRDIFLKPLRDSKFKLIIVLFILWNIGLQIAGPFFAVYMVTGIKLSYSYIMLMGVLSSIARIITVPYWGKLADHKSWITCTKYSLGMLGIIHACWLFVNNTTAPVLVPFLHVLSGIAWGGINMAMFNIQFLFSPKEGKTIYLGVNAALGGVLGFLSTIVGSMILGMLQGLNFNIGFITIGNMQIIFLMSGMLILATALYAHAFLKDNVPKKLAAAKVNC, from the coding sequence ATGAAGCTAGGGGCTTTAGTTGAAAAGGTTTATTTTGATTCAAATCCTTTACATAGGAAGGATTACGAAAAGGGGAGAAAATTCTTTATTTTCGAGTGCTGCTTTGGAGTAGGGGTATACTCACTTACAAGCGGTGCATTTTTAGCAGGTCTTGCAAACTATATGGGAGCTACAGACGAGTTTAACGGTATAGTTGGAGCCATACCAGTTTTTGCGGGAGTTATTCAAATATTTTCAGGACTTGTTTTTGAGAAGATGGAAAGAAGAAAATTTTTAGTAAGCATGCTGTGCATAAGCTTTAGAATTCTTCTGGGATTGATGTTTTTTATCCCATTAGCTTTTGATAGTCAAAATGCAAGGCTTGCTGCGCTTGCTGGAACCTATGGAGTAGCGTATCTTTTGGCTTCCTTCAGTACTCCTCCAGCAAATAACTGGCTTGTTAGCTTAACGCCAGAGCATATAAGAGGAAAGTATTTAGCCAAAAGGGATGCTTATTCTTTAGCATTTTTAACTGCTATTACTCTTATTGTTGGAAAGGTTTTAGACATTTTTAAACAGGCTGGAAATGAAAAAATGGGTTTTGTTTTTATGGGCTTTCTTGTTATGGCTATGGCTGTTTTAAACTTCTGCTCCATATCCTCTATAAAGGAGCCCAAAATGGAGGTTTCAAGGGTTCAGTTAAAGTTCAGGGACATATTTTTAAAGCCTCTTAGGGATTCAAAATTCAAGCTTATTATAGTGCTTTTCATACTGTGGAATATAGGGCTTCAAATTGCAGGTCCATTTTTTGCAGTATACATGGTAACAGGTATAAAGCTGAGCTACAGCTATATCATGCTTATGGGGGTTTTAAGCTCTATTGCAAGAATTATAACAGTTCCTTATTGGGGAAAGCTTGCAGACCATAAATCCTGGATAACCTGTACAAAGTACTCTTTAGGCATGCTTGGAATTATACATGCCTGCTGGCTGTTTGTTAACAATACCACAGCACCTGTTTTAGTGCCTTTCCTGCATGTACTAAGCGGTATTGCCTGGGGCGGTATTAATATGGCCATGTTTAATATACAGTTTTTGTTTTCTCCAAAGGAAGGCAAAACTATATATCTTGGGGTAAATGCGGCTCTTGGAGGAGTGCTTGGATTTCTTAGCACCATAGTAGGCTCAATGATATTGGGTATGCTTCAAGGATTAAATTTCAATATAGGTTTTATAACCATTGGGAATATGCAGATAATATTTCTTATGTCCGGTATGCTGATTTTAGCAACTGCTCTTTATGCTCATGCATTTCTTAAGGACAATGTGCCAAAGAAGTTGGCTGCTGCAAAGGTTAATTGCTAA
- the pepV gene encoding dipeptidase PepV, with the protein MLDDKIFSMKEDIISSVQDSIRIKSVLDEEKEGMPFGEGVHKALEHCLSLSEALGFKTVNVDNYVGYAEYGQGEEMVAVLGHLDVVPEGDGWTYPPYAAEIHDGKIFGRGAIDDKGPTIGALYALKAIKELNLPLNRRIRVFFGLNEETGSKCVKHYVDNAGELPVCGFTPDAEYPIINGEKGIVGGKYRRKLRQQGEIKLSSINGGIAPNVVPDYAEAVITLPHSKIDDIKKASEGVEEIKLEEKEDSLIVKAYGISAHGSTPEKGKNAISHLLLFLGKLGFEGDTKEFLDFMNKYIGLYLNGEGLDIYLEDEISGKLIFNLGVISGNSQEINLQINMRYPVTKKYEDFIDTFKEKMSLGKLEEIYLGYKGSLYVSPETEFIKKLQKVYEEKTKDKAELISIGGGTYAKAMPNVVAFGPIFKGELLVEHKPDEFIAIDSLIKNVQIMAAAMYELARD; encoded by the coding sequence GTGCTTGATGATAAAATTTTTAGTATGAAGGAAGATATAATAAGCAGTGTGCAGGATTCCATAAGAATAAAGAGCGTTCTTGATGAAGAAAAAGAGGGCATGCCTTTTGGAGAAGGTGTACATAAAGCTTTGGAGCACTGTTTGAGCCTTTCAGAAGCTCTTGGATTTAAAACTGTTAATGTGGACAATTATGTAGGCTATGCAGAATATGGACAAGGTGAAGAGATGGTAGCAGTTTTAGGTCACTTGGATGTAGTGCCAGAGGGAGACGGCTGGACTTATCCTCCTTATGCTGCTGAAATTCATGACGGCAAGATATTTGGAAGAGGAGCTATTGATGACAAAGGTCCAACTATAGGAGCTCTTTATGCTTTGAAGGCCATAAAGGAGTTAAATCTTCCTTTAAACAGAAGAATAAGAGTATTCTTTGGACTAAATGAGGAAACAGGCAGCAAATGTGTAAAACACTATGTTGATAATGCTGGAGAGCTTCCAGTATGCGGCTTTACTCCTGATGCTGAATATCCAATAATAAACGGTGAAAAAGGCATAGTTGGAGGCAAGTATAGGAGAAAGCTTAGGCAGCAGGGAGAAATAAAACTAAGCTCCATAAACGGAGGGATTGCTCCAAATGTAGTACCTGATTATGCAGAAGCGGTTATTACACTGCCTCATAGTAAAATTGATGATATAAAGAAGGCATCAGAGGGTGTAGAAGAGATAAAACTTGAAGAGAAGGAAGATTCTCTTATAGTAAAAGCTTATGGAATTTCAGCCCACGGCAGCACGCCTGAGAAGGGTAAGAATGCTATATCTCATCTTTTATTATTCTTAGGTAAGCTAGGCTTTGAAGGAGATACAAAGGAATTCTTAGATTTTATGAATAAATATATTGGGTTGTATTTAAATGGCGAAGGCCTGGATATTTATTTGGAGGATGAGATATCCGGCAAGCTTATATTTAATCTTGGAGTTATTTCAGGAAACAGCCAGGAAATAAACCTGCAAATAAACATGAGATATCCAGTGACCAAAAAATATGAAGACTTTATAGATACCTTTAAAGAAAAAATGAGTCTTGGAAAGTTAGAGGAAATATATTTAGGTTATAAGGGCAGCTTGTATGTTTCTCCAGAAACTGAATTTATCAAGAAGCTGCAAAAGGTTTATGAGGAAAAGACAAAGGATAAGGCAGAACTAATATCCATAGGTGGTGGAACCTATGCTAAGGCTATGCCTAATGTAGTAGCCTTTGGACCAATTTTTAAGGGCGAGCTCCTAGTAGAGCATAAGCCTGATGAATTTATAGCAATTGACTCCTTGATAAAGAATGTACAGATTATGGCTGCTGCTATGTATGAACTGGCCAGAGATTAA